TCCACGCCGCTCTTGTCCACCTCGACGTCTCCTTTGCGCAGGTACTGTTCGCTGAGGCCGTAGGCGGCGCCGAAGACGAGCCGCTTGCGGTCCCGGCTCAGCAGGCGGATGGAGCAGGCCTTGGCGTGCATGTGCTCGGCGGTGATCTTGGCTACCCGCTGGAGGACCTCCGGCAGGTCCAGGCTGGAGTTGATGGTGTGTGCGATGTCGTAGAGGGCGTGGTAATAGTCCTTTTCCCGGTTCGACATCTTTGTCTCCTTTCCGTTGGAACTGGGCCGGCGCCGGCCGGCGCCGGCATGTCTCTACCGCCCTTCGTCCACACCTCATGCGCCCTGCGGTTTGCGCTTGTTAAAGGCCTCGAACAAAGCCCGGGCGAGCTTATGGGAATCGTGCCGCCAGGGCCGTTCGGCATCCACCAGCTCCGCGCGGAGCAGGAGATAGTGAGGCGGCATTGCCTCCCGGACAGTCACCATCTGGTAATTGGCCTCCGCCGGCGGGGTCACCGGCTGGCTGTTGACCAGCACACAGTCCACCAGCCCCGGGCCGACATGCTGTTCCAGCGCCCGCAGGTGATCCTCCACGGAGAAACCGTCCGTCTCGCCCGGTTGGGTGGCCACGTTGCACACGTACACCTTGAGGGCGCGGGAAGCGCGGATGGCGCGGGCGATATCCGGCACCAGCAGGTTCGGCAGGATGCTGGTGTACAGGCTCCCCGGCCCGATGATGATCATGTCGGCGTCCAGGATAGCGCGCACCGCCCCGGGGTAGGCCGGCGGCTCCTCCGGCTTCAGGTACACCCGTTCAATCGGCCAGCCCTGTTCGGGGATGACCGACTCCCCCTCCACCCGCCGCACCAGCACCTGGTCATTCTGGGCCATCCGCAGGTCCGCGTACAGGGTGACGTTCTCCAGCGTGGAGGGCATGATCTGCCCCTGGATGGCCAGCACCTTGCCCGACTCGATGATGGCGCGCTCGAAATTGCCCGTGATGCCCACCATGGCGGCGATGAACAGGTTGCCGAAGCTGTGGCCGTCCAGGCCGGCGCCGGCGGCGAAGCGGTACTGGAACAGTTTGGTGATGAGCGCCTCATCGTTGGCCAGGGCGGCCAGACAGTTGCGAAAATCTCCCGGCGGGAGCACTCCCAGCTCCCGGCGCAGGCGGCCGGAGCTTCCGCCATCATCGGCAACCGTCACGATCGCCGTGATATGCGCCGTGTAATGCTTCAACCCCCGCAAAAGGGTAGACAAGCCCGTACCGCCGCCGATGGCCACCACTTTGGGGCCGCGTTCCCGCTGGCGCTGGCGGTACAGGACATCCACAATGCTCTCGCCGTTGGGCAGATGGAGGGCATCCAGCAGAGAGCGGTTGAGCTGGAAGACGGCGACGGTGATGGCGCTCAGGCCGGCAAGCCCAAACAAAGCCGCCCGTACCGGGCGGCTGAGAAACTGGAGCGTCACATAGTAGGCAATCGGCGGGAAGGTCCAGGTCTGGTAAATATCCCGCAGGATATATGCCAGTCCCAGGCCAATTGCCGCCACGCCGGCCAACAGCAACAGCAACCAGCGCTTCACGCGCATGCCGGGCAGCATCCATTTATACAGATCGCTGACCGAACGCCCCCACCTCATGCGGCCGCGCGCCTCCACCAGTTGCCCATCGTATTCACTTTTCGCCCAAGGATATTATAACCGATTTCTGTCATAAAGTCAAAACAACCCACGGATAGAGAAAATTGTCACAAAGTGGCGTGCCGGCTCAGGGGGCCGCCGGCGTCAGCGCCGGCAGGCTCTGCAAGAGATAGCCCAGCTCCACCTTGGCTATGACGTAGAGCGTCTGATCCGTGTTCTCCGCCAGGGCCACTGCCTGCTCGTAGGCGGCGATGGCTTCCGGGTAGCGCCGCAGGCCGGCCAGCGCCCGCCCCAGCATCAAGTGCGCCATGGCCGAATCGGGGCGCAGACGCACCGCCTCGCTGGCATCGGCCAGGGCCGGCGCAAAAGCATTCACCTCATTATAATACTGGGCGCGCTCTGTCAAAAATGCCGCCTCGTCCGTTGACAGCTCCCGGCCGCGGGAGAAGGCCTCCTGCGCTTGCGCCGCATTCCCGGTGACTTCCGCCAGCACCCCCAGCCGGATGTACCATTCGGGGTTCTGCGGGTCCAGGCGGGTATTTTCTTCCATGAGGGGAACTGCCTCGGAAAGCCTCCCCTGGAGGATATAATCCTGGGCGCGATGCAGGTTGCGGCTGGTGGCCAGGACCACAGGGTCCGGCCGGGCGATGACGTACATGACCACCACAGCGATGATCAGCACGCCGGCCGCGATGCCGGCCAGCAGGCCAAGGCGTCGGAGCTGGCGCCGGCGCTCCTGTGCCAGCTCCTCGTCCAGGAACCACCACCAGGCCTCGCTGGGCGGCGTGCGCTGGGCGCGCAGAGCGGCCAGCCCGCCGGCGGCGCGCAGTTCCCGCAGGAAGCGGGCCTTGCGCTGGCGCAGGGAGGCATGCAGGCTTTCCAGCCGCGTTTCCTCCGGGCGCAGGTCAATCCCCAGCTCTTTCAGCCGGCGGTGTTCGGCATCTATCTCGTCCAGCAGGGTCAGCAGGCGCGCCGCGGATGCGCCGGCGCCCGGCAGGTTAGCGGCGAGCCTTTCCGCCTCCGACAGGAGTTGGCGCAGGGTATCAGCTGGGGTCTGGGGCGTATCTCGGACGACGAATTTCATGCTGACCTCGTGTTCCCGCGTTACAGCGCCGGCTCGGCCAGCCGCTGGAGCTTCTCCAGCGTCTCGCGCCAGCGCAGTTTGGACAGGCCCAATTTGCGGCGCAGGGCGGCCTCGTCCATGCCGGCCCGGTAGTCCCGCAGGGCGGCGGTCCAGCGCATCATCTCGAAGGAGATGCCGCCGTCAATGCCGGCCAGCTCGGCCAGATGATTCAGCACATATTCCAGGTTGCGGGCCGTGCATTCGAAGAGGTGCTCGGCCGGCTGGTACTGGGCGCGGTACTCCCGCAGTAGCGTCACGATTTCCGCCGGCAGTTTCAGCGTGCGCTCCTTGTACTTCTGGCGTACCTGGGGATAGCGGATATGCAGTGCCGGCCCCTCCGGATGGGTGATGTCAATGTCCGCCAGGTGGATGTTCATGCATTCGGTCTTCTTGATGCCGGTCTGGAGCAGGAGCTCGAAGAGGAGCCACGGCCGCCAGTCCGGCTTCTCGCCCTGCGCGAGCCGCTGGGCGGCTTCCCGCACTTGGGCGATCTGCCCCTCGGAAAGGACGCGCGGCAGGGGGGTGTAGGCCGGCTGATGCACCAGCGGCGCGGCCGGATCATGCGGCAGGGTCCCCTCTTCGTACAGCCAGCCGAAGAAGACCTTCAGGGTGGTGAGCCGGCGGGCATAGGACTTGGGTTTGCAGGGCCGGCCGCGCTCGCGCACGAGGTAGGTCAGGAACCCCTGCAGGTCGCGCGTGCCGATCTCGCCGACAGGGCGGTCGGGTGGGATGAATTCGCACAGGATGCGCAGGTCGGCGCGGAAGGCGGTGATGGTGTTGCGGGTGAAGCCCTTGCGCACCATGGCGTCCTCGAAGGCGCGGATGGCCTCGCGCAGGGGAGCGCGCGCGGAGAGGGCCGGCGCGGCCGGCGCTTCCTCAGCCGGCGGTACCGCCGGCGGTCCCTCGAATTCCGGAAACAGCGGAAGCTGTTCTATGGTATCCACCCCAGACTCCTGAGCCAGTCAAACAGGTCGCTTCTGTGCCCCTGCGACATGCAGATTGCCTT
The DNA window shown above is from Anaerolineae bacterium and carries:
- a CDS encoding site-specific integrase encodes the protein MDTIEQLPLFPEFEGPPAVPPAEEAPAAPALSARAPLREAIRAFEDAMVRKGFTRNTITAFRADLRILCEFIPPDRPVGEIGTRDLQGFLTYLVRERGRPCKPKSYARRLTTLKVFFGWLYEEGTLPHDPAAPLVHQPAYTPLPRVLSEGQIAQVREAAQRLAQGEKPDWRPWLLFELLLQTGIKKTECMNIHLADIDITHPEGPALHIRYPQVRQKYKERTLKLPAEIVTLLREYRAQYQPAEHLFECTARNLEYVLNHLAELAGIDGGISFEMMRWTAALRDYRAGMDEAALRRKLGLSKLRWRETLEKLQRLAEPAL
- a CDS encoding tetratricopeptide repeat protein encodes the protein MKFVVRDTPQTPADTLRQLLSEAERLAANLPGAGASAARLLTLLDEIDAEHRRLKELGIDLRPEETRLESLHASLRQRKARFLRELRAAGGLAALRAQRTPPSEAWWWFLDEELAQERRRQLRRLGLLAGIAAGVLIIAVVVMYVIARPDPVVLATSRNLHRAQDYILQGRLSEAVPLMEENTRLDPQNPEWYIRLGVLAEVTGNAAQAQEAFSRGRELSTDEAAFLTERAQYYNEVNAFAPALADASEAVRLRPDSAMAHLMLGRALAGLRRYPEAIAAYEQAVALAENTDQTLYVIAKVELGYLLQSLPALTPAAP
- a CDS encoding YvcK family protein, producing the protein MRVKRWLLLLLAGVAAIGLGLAYILRDIYQTWTFPPIAYYVTLQFLSRPVRAALFGLAGLSAITVAVFQLNRSLLDALHLPNGESIVDVLYRQRQRERGPKVVAIGGGTGLSTLLRGLKHYTAHITAIVTVADDGGSSGRLRRELGVLPPGDFRNCLAALANDEALITKLFQYRFAAGAGLDGHSFGNLFIAAMVGITGNFERAIIESGKVLAIQGQIMPSTLENVTLYADLRMAQNDQVLVRRVEGESVIPEQGWPIERVYLKPEEPPAYPGAVRAILDADMIIIGPGSLYTSILPNLLVPDIARAIRASRALKVYVCNVATQPGETDGFSVEDHLRALEQHVGPGLVDCVLVNSQPVTPPAEANYQMVTVREAMPPHYLLLRAELVDAERPWRHDSHKLARALFEAFNKRKPQGA